A genomic region of Pseudopipra pipra isolate bDixPip1 chromosome W, bDixPip1.hap1, whole genome shotgun sequence contains the following coding sequences:
- the LOC135406332 gene encoding olfactory receptor 14J1-like, translated as MCYDRYVAICKPLHYGTLLGSRACAHMAAAAWATGFLNALLHTANTFSLPLCQGNALGQFFCELPHILKLSCSHSGYLRELGLIGVSGCSAFGCFVFIVFSYVQIFRAVLRIPSQQGRYKAFSTCLPHLTVLSLFVSTAAFANLKPPSISSPSLDLALSVLYSVVPPALNPLIYSLRNQELKDALRKMMTGCFSGAIKCLCSGV; from the coding sequence atgtgctacgaccgctacgttgccatctgcaaacccctgcactacgggaccctcctgggcagcagagcttgtgcccacatggcagcagctgcctgggccactggctttctcaatgctctgctgcacacagccaatacattttccctgcccctgtgccagggcaatgccctgggccagttcttctgtgaactcccacacatcctcaagctctcctgctcacactcaggctacctcagggaacttgggctcattggggttaGTGGCTGCTCagcatttggttgttttgttttcattgttttctcctatgtgcagatcttcagggctgtgctgaggatcccctctcagcagggacggtacaaagccttttccacgtgccttCCTCACCTGACCGTGCTCTCCCTCTTtgtcagcactgcagcatttgCCAACCTCAAGCCCccttccatctcctccccatccctggatctggctctgtcagttctgtactcggtggtgcctccagcactgaaccccctcatctacagcctgaggaaccaggagctcaaggatgccctgagaaaaatgatgactggatgcttttcaggagcgATAAAGTGCCTGTGttctggtgtgtag